In Camelus ferus isolate YT-003-E chromosome 5, BCGSAC_Cfer_1.0, whole genome shotgun sequence, one genomic interval encodes:
- the AAMP gene encoding angio-associated migratory cell protein isoform X1, producing MESESESGAAADTPPLETLSFHGDEEIIEVVELDPGPPDPDDLAQEMEDVDFEEEEEEEGNEEGWVLEPQEGVVGSMEGPDDSEVTFALHSASVFCVSLDPKTNTLAVTGGEDDKAFVWRLSDGELLFECAGHKDSVTCAGFSHDSTLVATGDMSGLLKVWQVDTKEEVWSFEAGDLEWMEWHPRAPVLLAGTADGNTWMWKVPNGDCKTFQGPNCPATCGRVLPDGKRAVVGYEDGTIRIWDLKQGNSIHVLKGTEGHQGPLTCVATNQDGSLILTGSVDCQAKLVSATTGKVVGVFRPETVASQPNLGEGEESESNSVESLGFCSVMPLAAVGYLDGTLAIYDLSTQTLRHQCQHQSGIVQLLWEAGTAVVYTCSLDGIVRLWDARTGRLLTDYRGHTAEILDFALSKDASLVVTTSGDHKAKVFCVQRPDR from the exons ATGGAGTCCGAATCGGAAAGCGGGGCCGCCGCTGACACCCCCCCACTGGAGACCCTAAGCTTCCATGGTGATGAAGAGATTATCGAGGTGGTAGAACTGGATCCAGGTCCGCCAGACCCGG ACGATCTGGCCCAGGAGATGGAAGATGTGGActttgaagaagaggaagaagaagagggcAATGAGGAGGGCTGGGTTCTGGAACCCCAGGAAGGGGTGGTCGGCAGCATGGAGGGCCCAGACGATAGCGAGGTCACCTTTGCATTGCACTCGG CATCTGTGTTTTGTGTGAGCCTGGACCCCAAGACCAACACCTTGGCGGTGACAGGGGGTGAAGATGACAAAGCCTTCGTGTGGAGGCTCAGCGATGGGGAACTGCTGTTTGAATGTGCAG GCCATAAAGACTCTGTGACTTGTGCTGGTTTCAGCCATGACTCTACCCTGGTGGCCACAGGGGACATGAGTGGCCTCTTGAAAGTGTGGCAGGTGGACACCAAGGAGGAGGTCTGGTCTTTCGAAGCAGGAGATCTGGAG TGGATGGAGTGGCACCCTCGGGCACCTGTCCTACTGGCGGGCACAGCTGATGGCAACACCTGGATGTGGAAGGTCCCGAATGGTGACTGCAAGACCTTTCAGGGCCCCAACTGCCCAGCCACCTGTGGCCGAGTCCTCCCTGACG GGAAGCGAGCTGTGGTTGGCTATGAAGATGGCACCATCAGGATTTGGGACTTGAAGCAGGGAAACTCTATTCATGTACTGAAAG GGACTGAGGGTCACCAGGGCCCTCTGACCTGTGTCGCCACCAACCAGGACGGCAGCCTGATCCTAACTGGCTCGGTGGACTGCCAGGCCAAGCTGGTCAGTGCCACCACAGGCAAG GTAGTGGGCGTTTTCAGACCCGAGACCGTGGCCTCCCAGCCCAACCTGGGAGAAGGCGAGGAGAGTGAGTCCAACTCAGTGGAGTCCTTGGGCTTCTGCAGTGT GATGCCCCTGGCAGCTGTTGGCTACCTGGATGGGACCTTGGCCATCTATGACCTGTCTACGCAGACCCTCAGGCACCAGTGTCAGCACCAG TCAGGCATTGTGCAGCTGCTCTGGGAGGCAGGCACCGCCGTGGTTTATACCTGCAGCCTGGACGGCATCGTGCGCCTTTGGGATGCTCGGACTGGCCGCCTGCTTACTGACTACCGGGGTCACACGGCTGAGATCCTGGACTTTGCCCTCAGCAA AGATGCCTCCCTGGTGGTGACCACATCAGGAGACCACAAAGCAAAAGTATTTTGTGTCCAGAGACCTGACCGCTAA
- the AAMP gene encoding angio-associated migratory cell protein isoform X2, whose protein sequence is MESESESGAAADTPPLETLSFHGDEEIIEVVELDPGPPDPADDLAQEMEDVDFEEEEEEEGNEEGWVLEPQEGVVGSMEGPDDSEVTFALHSASVFCVSLDPKTNTLAVTGGEDDKAFVWRLSDGELLFECAGHKDSVTCAGFSHDSTLVATGDMSGLLKVWQVDTKEEVWSFEAGDLEWMEWHPRAPVLLAGTADGNTWMWKVPNGDCKTFQGPNCPATCGRVLPDGKRAVVGYEDGTIRIWDLKQGNSIHVLKGTEGHQGPLTCVATNQDGSLILTGSVDCQAKLVSATTGKVVGVFRPETVASQPNLGEGEESESNSVESLGFCSVMPLAAVGYLDGTLAIYDLSTQTLRHQCQHQSGIVQLLWEAGTAVVYTCSLDGIVRLWDARTGRLLTDYRGHTAEILDFALSKDASLVVTTSGDHKAKVFCVQRPDR, encoded by the exons ATGGAGTCCGAATCGGAAAGCGGGGCCGCCGCTGACACCCCCCCACTGGAGACCCTAAGCTTCCATGGTGATGAAGAGATTATCGAGGTGGTAGAACTGGATCCAGGTCCGCCAGACCCGG CAGACGATCTGGCCCAGGAGATGGAAGATGTGGActttgaagaagaggaagaagaagagggcAATGAGGAGGGCTGGGTTCTGGAACCCCAGGAAGGGGTGGTCGGCAGCATGGAGGGCCCAGACGATAGCGAGGTCACCTTTGCATTGCACTCGG CATCTGTGTTTTGTGTGAGCCTGGACCCCAAGACCAACACCTTGGCGGTGACAGGGGGTGAAGATGACAAAGCCTTCGTGTGGAGGCTCAGCGATGGGGAACTGCTGTTTGAATGTGCAG GCCATAAAGACTCTGTGACTTGTGCTGGTTTCAGCCATGACTCTACCCTGGTGGCCACAGGGGACATGAGTGGCCTCTTGAAAGTGTGGCAGGTGGACACCAAGGAGGAGGTCTGGTCTTTCGAAGCAGGAGATCTGGAG TGGATGGAGTGGCACCCTCGGGCACCTGTCCTACTGGCGGGCACAGCTGATGGCAACACCTGGATGTGGAAGGTCCCGAATGGTGACTGCAAGACCTTTCAGGGCCCCAACTGCCCAGCCACCTGTGGCCGAGTCCTCCCTGACG GGAAGCGAGCTGTGGTTGGCTATGAAGATGGCACCATCAGGATTTGGGACTTGAAGCAGGGAAACTCTATTCATGTACTGAAAG GGACTGAGGGTCACCAGGGCCCTCTGACCTGTGTCGCCACCAACCAGGACGGCAGCCTGATCCTAACTGGCTCGGTGGACTGCCAGGCCAAGCTGGTCAGTGCCACCACAGGCAAG GTAGTGGGCGTTTTCAGACCCGAGACCGTGGCCTCCCAGCCCAACCTGGGAGAAGGCGAGGAGAGTGAGTCCAACTCAGTGGAGTCCTTGGGCTTCTGCAGTGT GATGCCCCTGGCAGCTGTTGGCTACCTGGATGGGACCTTGGCCATCTATGACCTGTCTACGCAGACCCTCAGGCACCAGTGTCAGCACCAG TCAGGCATTGTGCAGCTGCTCTGGGAGGCAGGCACCGCCGTGGTTTATACCTGCAGCCTGGACGGCATCGTGCGCCTTTGGGATGCTCGGACTGGCCGCCTGCTTACTGACTACCGGGGTCACACGGCTGAGATCCTGGACTTTGCCCTCAGCAA AGATGCCTCCCTGGTGGTGACCACATCAGGAGACCACAAAGCAAAAGTATTTTGTGTCCAGAGACCTGACCGCTAA
- the LOC116656609 gene encoding probable hydrolase PNKD, whose protein sequence is MAAVVAATALKGRGARNARVLRGILSGATANKASQNRTRALQSHSSPESKEEPEPLSPELEYIPRKRGKNPMKAVGLAWAIGFPCGILLFILTKREVDKDRLKQMKARQNMRASNTGEYKSQRFRASSHHAPSPEAGSGVQS, encoded by the exons ATGGCGGCGGTGGTAGCTGCTACGGCGCTGAAGGGCCGGGGGGCGAGAAATGCCCGCGTCCTCCGGG GGATTCTCTCAGGAGCCACAGCTAACAAGGCTTCCCAGAACAGGACCCGGGCGCTGCAAAGCCACAGCTCCCCAGAGTCCAAGGAGGAGCCTGAACCCCTATCCCCTGAGCTGGAATACATTCCCAGAAAGAGGGGCAAGAACCCCATGAAAGCTGTGGGACTAGCCTG GGCCATCGGCTTCCCCTGTGGTAtcctcctcttcatcctcacCAAGCGGGAAGTGGACAAGGACCGTTTGAAGCAGATGAAGGCTCGGCAGAACATGCGGGCATCCAACACGGGCGAGTATAAGAGCCAGAGGTTCAGGGCCTCCTCCCATCATGCCCCATCTCCTGAAGCTGGGTCCGGGGTGCAGTCGTGA
- the GPBAR1 gene encoding G-protein coupled bile acid receptor 1, whose product MTPNSTREVSSPVPAGALGLSLALASLIVAANLLLALGIAGDRRLRSPPAGCFFLSLLLAGLLTGLALPVLPGLWNQSHLGYWSCLFLYLAPNFSFLSLLANLLLVHGERYMAVLRPLRPRGSTRLALLLTWAGPLFFASLPALGWNHWAPSANCSSHTVFPAPYLYLEIYGLLLPAVVAAALLSARVLVTAHRQLQDIRRLERAVCRGAPSALARALTWRQARAQAGATLLFGLCWGPYVATLLLSVLAYEQRPPLGPGTLLSLISLGSASAAAVPVAMGLGDQRYTAPWRAAAQRWLRVLRGRPQGSPGPSTAYHTSSQSSVDLDLN is encoded by the coding sequence ATGACACCCAACAGCACCAGGGAGGTGTCCAGCCCCGTTCCTGCGGGGGCCCTGGGGCTCTCCCTGGCCCTGGCAAGCCTCATCGTTGCTGCCAACCTGCTTCTGGCCCTGGGCATCGCTGGGGACCGCCGCCTACGCAGCCCGCCTGCTGGCTGCTTCTTCCTGAGCCTGCTGCTGGCCGGGCTGCTCACAGGGCTGGCACTGCCCGTGCTGCCAGGCCTATGGAACCAGAGCCACCTGGGCTACtggtcctgcctcttcctctacTTGGCTCCcaacttctccttcctctctctgctcgcCAACCTCCTGCTGGTACACGGGGAGCGCTACATGGCAGTGCTGCGACCTCTGCGGCCCCGTGGGAGCACCCGGCTGGCCCTGCTCCTCACGTGGGCTGGCCCTCTGTTCTTTGCCAGCCTGCCCGCTCTGGGCTGGAACCACTGGGCCCCTAGTGCCAACTGCAGCTCCCACACCGTCTTCCCAGCCCCCTACCTCTACCTCGAAATCTATGGGCTCCTGCTACCTGCCGTGGTCGCAGCCGCCCTTCTCTCGGCCCGTGTGCTGGTCACCGCCCATCGCCAGCTCCAGGACATCCGCCGGCTGGAGCGGGCCGTGTGCCGCGGTGCGCCCTCGGCCCTGGCCCGGGCCCTTACCTGGAGGCAGGCAAGGGCGCAGGCTGGAGCCACGTTGCTGTTCGGGCTGTGTTGGGGGCCCTACGTGGCTACCCTGCTCCTCTCCGTCCTGGCCTATGAGCAGCGCCCACCACTGGGGCCTGGAACTCTGCTGTCCCTCATCTCACTGGGCAGCGCCAGTGCGGCAGCCGTGCCCGTGGCCATGGGGCTGGGTGATCAGCGCTACACGGCCCCCTGGAGGGCGGCCGCCCAGAGGTGGCTCCGGGTGCTGCGGGGAAGACCCCAGGGTAGTCCTGGCCCCAGCACAGCCTACCACACCAGCAGCCAAAGCAGTGTGGACCTCGACTTGAACTAG
- the ARPC2 gene encoding actin-related protein 2/3 complex subunit 2, whose translation MILLEVNNRIIEETLALKFENAAAGNKPEAVEVTFADFDGVLYHISNPNGDKTKVMVSISLKFYKELQAHGADELLKRVYGNFLVNPESGYNVSLLYDLENLPASKDSIVHQAGMLKRNCFASVFEKYFQFQEEGKEGENRAVIHYRDDETMYVESKKDRVTVVFSTVFKDDDDVVIGKVFMQEFKEGRRASHTAPQVLFSHREPPLELKDTDAAVGDNIGYITFVLFPRHTNASARDNTINLIHTFRDYLHYHIKCSKAYIHTRMRAKTSDFLKVLNRARPDAEKKEMKTITGKTFSSR comes from the exons AAACAAACCAGAAGCTGTAGAAGTAACATTTGCAG ATTTTGATGGAGTCCTCTATCATATTTCAAATCCTAATGGAGACAAAACAAAAGTAATGGTCagtatttctttgaaattctacAAGGAACTTCAGGCACATGGTGCTGATGAG TTATTAAAGAGGGTGTACGGGAATTTCTTGGTAAATCCAGAATCAG gATACAATGTCTCTTTGCTCTACGACCTTGAAAATCTGCCTGCATCCAAGGATTCCATTGTGCATCAGGCTGGCATGTTGAAACGAAATTGTTTTGCCTCTGTCTTTGAGAAGTACTTCCAATTCCAAGAAGAGGGCAAGGAAGGAGAGAACAGGGCAGTTATCCATTATAGGGATGATGAGACCAT GTATGTTGAGTCTAAAAAGGACAGAGTTACAGTAGTCTTCAGCACAGTATTTAAGGATGACGACGATGTGGTCATTGGAAAGGTGTTCATGCAG GAGTTCAAAGAAGGACGCAGAGCCAGCCACACAGCCCCACAAGTCCTCTTCAGCCACAGGGAACCTCCTCTGGAGCTGAAAGACACCGATGCTGCCGTGGGTGACAACATTGGCTACATCACTTTCg TGCTGTTCCCCCGCCACACCAACGCCAGTGCTCGAGACAACACCATCAACCTGATCCACACGTTCCGGGACTACCTGCACTACCACATCAAGTGCTCTAAG GCCTATATTCACACACGTATGCGGGCGAAAACATCTGACTTTCTCAAGGTGCTGAATCGTGCACGCCCAGAtgctgagaagaaagaaatgaaaacaatcac GGGGAAGACGTTTTCATCCCGCTAA